CAACCCCAACCGTATTTGGAAGTGCAGAAGAGCACGAAAATGAGAGAGCCGATGGGAAGGAGGTTGAAGCCCACGATAAAGTCCTCTAAATCTAGTATATTAGTACCTTTTCCCAGGATCTCCAAACCGCTCCATGGACCGAAACCCAAAACGCAGGGAAGGGAAGCTATGAACATGACAACTATGCCGATGTAAGAAGCTTTTTTCCGGCTCCACTTCCACTCATCCATAGCAAAAGCGATAAGATGCTCAAAAACGGCTATGACCGTGGTGAGGGAGGCAAAGGAGAGAAAGACGAAGAAAAGCGTACCCCACAGCCTTCCGCCCATCATGGAGTTAAATACGTTTGGAAGGGTCACGAAGATCAATCCTGGGCCAGCTCCGGCATCCACTCCGAAGGCAAAGCAGGCCGGGAATATGACCAATCCAGACATCAGGGCTGATAGCGCCCCAAAAAATATGACATATACAGATTCCCCCGTCAAAGCTCTCTTTTTACTCAGATAACTTCCAAAGATCGTCATACTTCCTATGCCTAAGCTC
This DNA window, taken from Acetomicrobium thermoterrenum DSM 13490, encodes the following:
- a CDS encoding sodium-dependent transporter, whose amino-acid sequence is SVTLPGAEKGLAFYLKPDFSKLSWEAVYAAMSQAFFSLSLGIGSMTIFGSYLSKKRALTGESVYVIFFGALSALMSGLVIFPACFAFGVDAGAGPGLIFVTLPNVFNSMMGGRLWGTLFFVFLSFASLTTVIAVFEHLIAFAMDEWKWSRKKASYIGIVVMFIASLPCVLGFGPWSGLEILGKGTNILDLEDFIVGFNLLPIGSLIFVLFCTSKYGWGWENFIKEANTGIGPKFPEGLRGYMTYVLPVIIAIIFAVGYYQFFC